The proteins below come from a single Alligator mississippiensis isolate rAllMis1 chromosome 2, rAllMis1, whole genome shotgun sequence genomic window:
- the AKIP1 gene encoding A-kinase-interacting protein 1 isoform X1: MLRTAGLAREVLDRARRRRVNWPQPREEDSESLSAAFASVVEFMNQTTKECEASAPTTRAFSACPASGVALGEKNLNWTQGAGNMIPLDPLKRGYLLESTGSCESQLEHGVSLNAGERKDLRLIPFSKFLSQLVQTTSYSKYYSSVPACRCRENEIKHVCRYHNRQAAENLLKALEKEKNKTSPVSSPAATPQQHGREASKDIYIEVAPGTYSVTATSEDMVKQTHVVDITAGQSIDLTFSL; the protein is encoded by the exons ATGCTGCGCACCGCCGGGCTCGCGCGGGAGGTGCTGGATCGCGCCCGGAGGCGGCGCGTGAACTGGCCGCAGCCCCGG GAAGAAGATTCAGAAAGTCTCAGTGCAGCATTTGCTTCAGTTGTGGAGTTCATGAATCAGACCACAAAGGAATGTGAG GCAAGTGCCCCAACCACCAGGGCATTCTCAGCCTGTCCTGCTTCAGGTGTTGCACTTGGAGAGAAGAATTTGAATTGGACCCAGGGAGCAGGAAACATGATTCCGCTAGACCCTCTTAaaagggggtaccttttggagagTACTGGAAGCTGTGAATCCCAGTTGGAGCATGGTGTCTCCCTGAATGCTGGAGAGAGGAAGGATTTAAGACTCATCCCATTCTCAAAATTTCTCTCTCAGCTAGTGCAAACAACTTCTTACTCG AAATACTatagctctgtgccagcatgtagGTGTAGAGAGAATGAAATTAAACATGTCTGCAGATACCACAACAGACAAGCAGCAGAAAACCTGTTAAAGGCACTGGAAAAAGAA aaaaataaaacctctcCAGTATCCAGTCCAGCTGCAACCCCTCAGCAACAT GGAAGAGAGGCTTCTAAAGATATCTACATTGAAGTAGCCCCTGGCACCTATTCTGTCACAGCAACCTCAGAGGATATGGTGAAACAGACACATGTGGTAGACATCACTGCAGGACAAAGTATTGATTTAACTTTCAGTCTATGA
- the AKIP1 gene encoding A-kinase-interacting protein 1 isoform X3, producing MLRTAGLAREVLDRARRRRVNWPQPREEDSESLSAAFASVVEFMNQTTKECEKYYSSVPACRCRENEIKHVCRYHNRQAAENLLKALEKEKNKTSPVSSPAATPQQHGREASKDIYIEVAPGTYSVTATSEDMVKQTHVVDITAGQSIDLTFSL from the exons ATGCTGCGCACCGCCGGGCTCGCGCGGGAGGTGCTGGATCGCGCCCGGAGGCGGCGCGTGAACTGGCCGCAGCCCCGG GAAGAAGATTCAGAAAGTCTCAGTGCAGCATTTGCTTCAGTTGTGGAGTTCATGAATCAGACCACAAAGGAATGTGAG AAATACTatagctctgtgccagcatgtagGTGTAGAGAGAATGAAATTAAACATGTCTGCAGATACCACAACAGACAAGCAGCAGAAAACCTGTTAAAGGCACTGGAAAAAGAA aaaaataaaacctctcCAGTATCCAGTCCAGCTGCAACCCCTCAGCAACAT GGAAGAGAGGCTTCTAAAGATATCTACATTGAAGTAGCCCCTGGCACCTATTCTGTCACAGCAACCTCAGAGGATATGGTGAAACAGACACATGTGGTAGACATCACTGCAGGACAAAGTATTGATTTAACTTTCAGTCTATGA
- the AKIP1 gene encoding A-kinase-interacting protein 1 isoform X2 encodes MNQTTKECEASAPTTRAFSACPASGVALGEKNLNWTQGAGNMIPLDPLKRGYLLESTGSCESQLEHGVSLNAGERKDLRLIPFSKFLSQLVQTTSYSKYYSSVPACRCRENEIKHVCRYHNRQAAENLLKALEKEKNKTSPVSSPAATPQQHGREASKDIYIEVAPGTYSVTATSEDMVKQTHVVDITAGQSIDLTFSL; translated from the exons ATGAATCAGACCACAAAGGAATGTGAG GCAAGTGCCCCAACCACCAGGGCATTCTCAGCCTGTCCTGCTTCAGGTGTTGCACTTGGAGAGAAGAATTTGAATTGGACCCAGGGAGCAGGAAACATGATTCCGCTAGACCCTCTTAaaagggggtaccttttggagagTACTGGAAGCTGTGAATCCCAGTTGGAGCATGGTGTCTCCCTGAATGCTGGAGAGAGGAAGGATTTAAGACTCATCCCATTCTCAAAATTTCTCTCTCAGCTAGTGCAAACAACTTCTTACTCG AAATACTatagctctgtgccagcatgtagGTGTAGAGAGAATGAAATTAAACATGTCTGCAGATACCACAACAGACAAGCAGCAGAAAACCTGTTAAAGGCACTGGAAAAAGAA aaaaataaaacctctcCAGTATCCAGTCCAGCTGCAACCCCTCAGCAACAT GGAAGAGAGGCTTCTAAAGATATCTACATTGAAGTAGCCCCTGGCACCTATTCTGTCACAGCAACCTCAGAGGATATGGTGAAACAGACACATGTGGTAGACATCACTGCAGGACAAAGTATTGATTTAACTTTCAGTCTATGA